Proteins encoded together in one Geothermobacter hydrogeniphilus window:
- the rpsJ gene encoding 30S ribosomal protein S10, with the protein MQSQKIRIRLKAYDHKLLDQSVTEIVDTAKRTGARIAGPVPLPTVINKYCVLRGPHVDKKSREQFEMRTHKRLLDIVEPTQQTVDALMKLDLSAGVDVEIKL; encoded by the coding sequence ATGCAGAGCCAGAAAATAAGAATTCGTTTGAAGGCGTACGATCACAAACTGCTCGATCAGTCCGTTACCGAGATCGTCGATACCGCGAAGCGGACCGGCGCTCGGATTGCCGGGCCGGTGCCGTTGCCGACCGTGATCAACAAGTACTGTGTTCTTCGCGGGCCGCATGTCGACAAAAAGAGTCGTGAACAGTTCGAGATGCGTACCCACAAGCGGTTGCTTGACATCGTTGAGCCGACCCAGCAGACGGTCGACGCGCTGATGAAGCTTGACCTGTCAGCGGGTGTCGATGTCGAGATCAAGCTGTAA
- the tuf gene encoding elongation factor Tu, with translation MSKEKFERTKPHVNIGTIGHVDHGKTTLTAAITKVLAEAGGAEAMAFDQIDNAPEERERGITIATAHVEYETETRHYAHVDCPGHADYVKNMITGAAQMDGAILVVSAADGPMPQTREHILLARQVGVPAMVVFLNKADMVDDEELMELVELEVRELLSSYDFPGDDIPIVAGSALAALEGRDDAIGKDKVLELMAQVDSYIPTPERDIDKPFLMPVEDVFSISGRGTVATGRVERGIVKVGEEIEIVGMKETSKTVVTGVEMFRKLLDQGQAGDNIGVLLRGVKREEIERGQVLAKPGSITPHTRFKAEAYILTKEEGGRHTPFFKGYRPQFYFRTTDVTGICTLPEGTEMVMPGDNVAMEINLITPIAMDKELRFAIREGGRTVGAGVVSEVIE, from the coding sequence ATGTCCAAGGAAAAGTTTGAAAGAACAAAGCCCCATGTCAACATTGGCACCATCGGCCACGTTGACCATGGCAAAACCACGCTGACTGCCGCTATCACCAAGGTTCTCGCCGAAGCCGGCGGCGCCGAGGCGATGGCCTTTGACCAGATCGACAACGCTCCCGAAGAGCGTGAGCGCGGCATCACCATTGCCACCGCCCATGTCGAATATGAGACCGAGACCCGGCATTACGCTCATGTTGACTGCCCGGGTCATGCCGACTACGTCAAGAACATGATCACCGGTGCTGCCCAGATGGACGGCGCGATCCTGGTCGTGTCCGCCGCCGACGGTCCGATGCCGCAGACCCGTGAGCACATCCTGCTCGCCCGTCAGGTCGGTGTCCCGGCGATGGTTGTCTTCCTCAACAAGGCCGACATGGTTGATGACGAGGAGTTGATGGAACTGGTCGAGCTTGAAGTTCGCGAGCTGCTCTCCAGCTACGACTTCCCCGGCGACGATATTCCGATTGTGGCCGGCAGTGCTCTGGCCGCCCTCGAAGGTCGTGACGACGCCATTGGTAAAGACAAGGTTCTTGAGCTGATGGCCCAGGTCGACAGCTACATTCCGACCCCCGAGCGTGACATCGACAAGCCTTTCCTGATGCCGGTCGAGGATGTTTTCTCGATTTCCGGTCGCGGCACCGTGGCGACCGGTCGTGTCGAGCGCGGGATTGTCAAGGTCGGCGAGGAGATCGAGATCGTCGGCATGAAGGAGACCAGCAAGACCGTCGTGACCGGCGTCGAGATGTTCCGCAAACTGCTCGATCAGGGGCAGGCCGGCGACAACATCGGTGTTCTGCTGCGCGGCGTGAAGCGCGAGGAGATCGAGCGCGGTCAGGTTCTGGCGAAGCCGGGCAGCATCACCCCGCACACCAGGTTCAAGGCCGAGGCCTATATTCTGACCAAGGAAGAGGGTGGTCGTCACACCCCGTTCTTCAAGGGCTATCGTCCGCAGTTCTACTTCCGTACCACCGACGTGACCGGGATCTGTACTCTCCCCGAGGGGACCGAGATGGTCATGCCTGGCGACAACGTGGCGATGGAGATCAATCTGATCACCCCGATCGCCATGGACAAGGAACTGCGTTTCGCCATCCGCGAAGGCGGCCGCACCGTCGGTGCCGGCGTCGTCAGCGAAGTTATCGAGTAA
- the fusA gene encoding elongation factor G, which yields MARKVALEKTRNIGIMAHIDAGKTTTTERILYYTGVSHKIGEVHDGAATMDWMEQEQERGITITSAATTCFWNDHRVNIIDTPGHVDFTIEVERSLKVLDGSIAVFCSVGGVEPQSETVWRQADKYGVPRIAFINKMDRIGADFQRGIDMMRDRLGANPVPIQLPIGREDQFRGVIDLVQMRAIVWDDESMGANYEVIDIPGDLRDEAEAAREAMIEEISSQDEELMEKYLAGEELTIDEVKAGIRKATIGLHINPVLCGSAFKNKGVQTLLDAVVDYMPSPLDVPAIKGINPDNGEELTRPADDNGPFSALAFKIMTDPFVGQLTFFRVYSGVAESGASVLNSTKQKKERFGRLLKMHANKREEIKQVYSGDIAAAVGLKTTTTGDTLCDDKQPCLLEAMEFPEPVIHIAVEPKTKGDQEKLGTALQKLLQEDPSLQCHTDDETGQTILSGMGELHLEIIIDRLKREFKVEANVGAPQVAYRETITKTVEVQGKFVRQSGGRGQYGDCHLRLEPLEPGGGFEFVDQIKGGVIPREYIPAVGKGCEEASQNGPVAGYPMVDVKVTCFDGSYHDVDSSEMAFKIAGSMGFKEGAKKAGPVLLEPMMAVEVVVPEEYMGDVMGDLSSRRGKVMGMDSRGGAQVVNAHVPLANMFGYATDLRSSTQGRATYTMVFDHYEQVPNSIAEEIVAKANG from the coding sequence GTGGCACGTAAAGTAGCACTTGAAAAGACGCGTAATATCGGCATTATGGCTCACATTGATGCCGGCAAGACGACGACCACTGAGCGGATTCTCTATTATACGGGGGTCTCTCACAAGATCGGCGAGGTCCATGATGGCGCCGCTACCATGGACTGGATGGAGCAGGAGCAGGAGCGTGGTATCACCATTACTTCCGCCGCGACGACCTGTTTCTGGAATGATCATCGGGTCAATATCATTGACACTCCTGGCCATGTCGATTTTACGATTGAGGTTGAGCGCTCTCTGAAGGTGCTTGATGGCTCGATCGCGGTCTTCTGCTCGGTTGGCGGTGTTGAGCCCCAGTCTGAGACCGTCTGGCGGCAGGCCGACAAATATGGTGTTCCGCGGATCGCTTTCATTAATAAAATGGATCGCATTGGTGCCGATTTTCAGCGCGGCATCGACATGATGCGTGATCGGCTTGGTGCCAATCCGGTGCCGATTCAGTTGCCGATCGGCCGGGAAGATCAATTTCGCGGCGTCATCGACCTGGTGCAGATGAGGGCGATTGTCTGGGATGACGAGTCGATGGGGGCCAACTACGAAGTGATCGACATTCCTGGTGACCTGAGGGATGAGGCCGAGGCGGCACGTGAGGCGATGATTGAGGAAATCAGCTCTCAGGATGAGGAGCTGATGGAGAAATATCTTGCCGGTGAAGAGTTGACGATCGACGAGGTTAAGGCCGGCATCCGCAAGGCGACAATCGGTCTGCATATCAACCCGGTTCTCTGCGGGTCCGCCTTCAAGAATAAGGGTGTTCAGACACTGCTTGATGCTGTGGTTGATTACATGCCGTCGCCGCTTGACGTTCCCGCCATCAAGGGCATCAACCCGGATAATGGTGAAGAGCTGACCCGGCCTGCTGATGATAATGGGCCCTTCTCGGCTCTGGCGTTCAAAATTATGACCGACCCGTTTGTCGGGCAGCTGACCTTTTTCAGGGTTTACTCCGGGGTCGCCGAGTCCGGTGCTTCGGTGCTGAATTCGACCAAGCAGAAGAAGGAACGCTTTGGGCGGCTGCTGAAAATGCACGCCAACAAGCGGGAAGAGATCAAACAGGTTTACTCGGGTGATATTGCCGCGGCGGTCGGGCTGAAAACGACGACTACCGGCGATACGCTCTGTGATGACAAACAGCCCTGTCTCCTGGAGGCGATGGAGTTTCCGGAGCCGGTCATTCATATCGCTGTTGAGCCGAAGACCAAGGGTGATCAGGAGAAGCTTGGAACCGCACTGCAGAAGTTGCTGCAGGAGGATCCTTCGCTGCAATGTCATACTGACGATGAGACCGGTCAGACCATTCTTTCCGGAATGGGTGAGCTGCACCTTGAGATCATCATTGATCGTCTCAAGCGTGAGTTCAAGGTTGAGGCCAATGTCGGCGCGCCCCAGGTTGCCTACCGTGAAACCATTACCAAAACGGTTGAAGTGCAGGGCAAGTTCGTGCGTCAGTCGGGTGGTCGTGGGCAGTATGGCGATTGTCATCTGCGTCTTGAGCCGCTGGAGCCGGGTGGCGGTTTTGAGTTTGTCGATCAGATCAAGGGCGGGGTTATTCCGCGAGAGTACATCCCTGCGGTCGGCAAGGGTTGCGAAGAGGCCAGTCAGAATGGCCCCGTTGCCGGATATCCGATGGTCGATGTCAAGGTGACCTGCTTTGATGGTTCCTATCATGATGTCGACTCCTCGGAAATGGCTTTCAAGATTGCCGGTTCCATGGGTTTTAAAGAGGGTGCCAAAAAGGCCGGGCCGGTTCTGCTTGAACCGATGATGGCGGTCGAAGTCGTGGTTCCTGAAGAATATATGGGCGATGTCATGGGCGATTTGAGCAGTCGGCGCGGCAAGGTTATGGGAATGGACAGCCGTGGTGGAGCTCAGGTGGTGAATGCCCATGTGCCGCTGGCAAATATGTTCGGTTATGCGACCGATCTGCGCAGCTCGACTCAGGGCCGTGCGACCTACACCATGGTTTTCGATCATTACGAGCAGGTACCGAACTCGATTGCTGAAGAGATCGTTGCCAAGGCTAACGGATAA